One Bremerella sp. JC817 genomic window carries:
- a CDS encoding MoxR family ATPase → MASDPISPSDVAAVQECENAYGKLRDELAKVIVGQSEVIEQTLVAMFARGHALLEGVPGLAKTLLVSSLAESLHLSFKRIQFTPDLMPSDITGTEIIQEDLETKKRRYEFLEGPIFANLILADEINRTPPKTQAAMLEAMQERQVSAGGTVRKLPSPFFVLATQNPLEQEGTYPMPEAQLDRFLLHIRVDYPTGAEEWEIARRVTSGAEEKIAACMTGEQIVQFQDLVKRVPVSDQVLGYAWALIRATRPGTAEAPSFVNQWVAWGAGPRGLLTLVTCAKARAILYGRYHASIGDVQAMVKPALRHRLAANYSAQANGYTSDKLIDMLLEEISSEKTYACPAA, encoded by the coding sequence ATGGCATCTGATCCGATTTCCCCAAGTGACGTCGCCGCCGTGCAGGAATGCGAAAATGCCTATGGCAAACTGCGCGACGAGTTGGCCAAAGTCATCGTCGGCCAGTCCGAAGTGATCGAGCAAACCCTGGTCGCGATGTTCGCTCGCGGACATGCACTATTGGAAGGTGTGCCAGGTTTGGCGAAGACGCTGCTGGTCAGTTCGTTGGCAGAATCGCTGCACTTGAGCTTCAAGCGAATTCAGTTCACGCCGGACTTGATGCCAAGTGATATCACCGGCACTGAGATCATTCAGGAAGATCTCGAAACGAAGAAGCGTCGTTACGAATTCCTGGAAGGTCCGATCTTCGCGAACCTGATCCTGGCAGACGAAATCAATCGTACGCCTCCTAAGACTCAGGCCGCCATGCTCGAAGCCATGCAGGAACGCCAGGTGAGTGCCGGCGGGACGGTGCGGAAGCTGCCTAGTCCCTTCTTTGTGCTCGCAACGCAAAACCCGCTAGAGCAAGAGGGTACCTACCCAATGCCGGAAGCACAGCTTGACCGCTTCCTGCTGCATATCCGCGTCGACTATCCGACCGGTGCCGAAGAATGGGAGATCGCTCGCCGCGTGACCTCTGGCGCGGAAGAGAAGATCGCGGCCTGCATGACCGGCGAACAGATCGTGCAGTTCCAAGACCTGGTGAAACGTGTTCCGGTTAGCGATCAAGTGCTGGGCTACGCCTGGGCTTTGATTCGTGCGACCCGTCCTGGCACCGCCGAAGCACCTTCGTTCGTCAATCAATGGGTGGCCTGGGGTGCTGGTCCGCGTGGCCTGCTGACGCTGGTTACTTGTGCCAAAGCACGTGCCATTCTGTATGGTCGTTACCATGCGAGCATCGGTGACGTGCAAGCGATGGTGAAGCCCGCTCTGCGTCATCGTCTGGCGGCGAACTATTCGGCTCAAGCCAACGGCTATACCAGCGACAAGTTGATCGACATGTTGCTGGAAGAAATCTCGTCGGAAAAGACCTACGCTTGTCCGGCTGCCTAA